One region of Thiorhodovibrio frisius genomic DNA includes:
- a CDS encoding N-6 DNA methylase: MTPTNAKSLESWIWNAACSIRGAKDAPKYKDYILPLIFTKRLCDVFDDELNRIAAEVGSRRKAFALAKADHKLVRFYLPLVPADPEQPVWSVIRKLSDRIGEGVTTQMRAIARDNPLLQGIIDRVDFNATTHGQRDLDDDRLSNLIEAISTKRLGLDDVEADIIGKSYEYLIIHDFEGEIEIGDTFKHPKFRWRGRLRTFDRVVANPMWNQNWFTEADYDNDELDRFPAGAGFPGKSSADWGWVQHMHASLNDKGRAAVVLDTGAASRGSGNAGTNKEKTVRQWFVDHDLIESVLYLPENLFYNTTAPGIVLFLNKAKPEARRGKVFLVNASQIFEKGDPRTLSPLLASSASPTPSSAGRKRKSSAASSITPSLRRTTTTSPPAAASTPATLRPIDHWRRSSPNWMRRRPRRARPMLRCGRFCGRLGYEHGSVRRGISGYGNCRRTAATIGVDPFSNPHPAERPTQAGVLRRKVPRNGPWARPTRRRGTSPIFPESVIRRRFVAGWYHFEHLYRPRLDAWRVYDNSGEEATLLEEAP, from the coding sequence GTGACGCCGACCAACGCCAAATCCCTCGAATCCTGGATCTGGAACGCCGCATGCTCCATCCGTGGCGCCAAGGACGCGCCGAAATACAAGGACTACATCCTCCCGCTGATCTTCACCAAGCGCCTCTGCGACGTCTTCGACGATGAGCTAAACCGCATCGCCGCCGAGGTCGGCTCGCGCAGGAAAGCCTTCGCACTCGCTAAGGCCGACCACAAACTGGTGCGCTTCTACCTGCCGCTGGTTCCGGCTGACCCCGAGCAACCCGTCTGGTCCGTCATCCGCAAACTTTCCGACCGGATCGGCGAAGGCGTCACCACCCAGATGCGCGCCATCGCTCGGGATAACCCGCTGCTGCAGGGCATCATCGACCGCGTCGACTTCAACGCCACCACCCACGGCCAGCGCGACCTCGACGACGACCGCCTGTCCAATCTGATTGAAGCGATCAGCACCAAGCGCCTGGGCCTGGACGACGTCGAGGCCGACATCATCGGCAAGAGCTACGAATACCTGATCATCCACGACTTCGAAGGCGAGATCGAGATCGGCGACACCTTCAAGCACCCCAAATTCCGCTGGCGCGGCCGGCTGCGCACCTTCGACCGCGTCGTCGCCAATCCCATGTGGAACCAGAACTGGTTCACCGAGGCCGACTACGACAACGACGAGCTCGACCGCTTCCCCGCCGGCGCCGGCTTCCCCGGCAAATCCTCCGCCGACTGGGGCTGGGTGCAGCACATGCACGCCAGCCTCAACGACAAAGGCCGCGCCGCCGTGGTCCTCGACACCGGCGCAGCCTCTCGCGGCTCGGGCAATGCCGGCACCAACAAGGAAAAGACCGTCCGCCAGTGGTTCGTCGACCACGACCTGATCGAAAGCGTGCTCTACCTGCCCGAGAACCTCTTCTACAACACCACCGCGCCCGGCATCGTCCTGTTCCTGAACAAGGCCAAGCCAGAGGCACGGCGGGGTAAGGTCTTCCTTGTCAACGCCAGCCAGATCTTCGAAAAGGGCGACCCAAGAACTTTATCCCCATTGCTAGCATCCAGCGCATCGCCGACACCCTCATCGGCTGGAAGGAAGAGGAAAAGCTCAGCCGCATCGTCGATCACGCCGAGCTTGCGAAGAACGACTACAACATCTCCCCCAGCCGCTGCATCCACACCAGCGACGCTGAGACCTATCGACCACTGGCGGAGATCGTCGCCGAACTGGATGCGGCGGAGGCCGAGGCGCGCGAGGCCGATGCTGCGCTGCGGGAGATTCTGCGGAAGATTGGGATATGAGCATGGTTCAGTTCGCCGAGGCATTTCCGGATACGGAAATTGTCGCCGCACTGCGGCGACAATTGGGGTGGACCCATTTTCGAACCCTCATCCCGCTGAAAGACCCACTCAAGCGGGAGTTCTACGCCGAAAAGTTCCGCGCAACGGCCCTTGGGCCAGACCAACTCGGAGACGTGGTACGTCCCCTATTTTCCCCGAGTCCGTGATCCGCCGTCGATTTGTCGCCGGCTGGTATCATTTCGAGCATCTCTATCGCCCCCGTCTTGATGCCTGGCGGGTTTACGACAACTCCGGCGAGGAGGCGACTCTCTTGGAGGAAGCGCCATGA
- a CDS encoding MarR family transcriptional regulator, whose product MLATATSHVEHVLQAPLIVDGPAASAKLPAFLTQRYVLVEGEILGRPCILMLGTRLHDDTPATIAKHRDVIRRQSPGRVVILVIERLSNHNRHRLISQHVPFIVPGNQLFVPELAVDLREHFRSERDTPADGLTPAAQLILLAVLIGRIGPETTPSELASQFHYSAMSMSRAITEIEAFELADTEVAGRFRHVRFRLPGEALWSRALPHLRSPVRKRRRVRRPPQCLALPLAGETALAEKTDLSHPRIETRAMAATKWKAFATRYELDQPVNWDEPVIELETWTYDPLLLGEDNLVDTISLYLSLPDSTDDRIEAAKEELLRQVSL is encoded by the coding sequence TTGCTCGCGACCGCAACGAGCCATGTCGAGCATGTACTGCAGGCGCCGCTGATTGTTGATGGACCCGCTGCCAGCGCGAAGCTGCCGGCGTTCTTGACGCAGCGCTATGTCTTGGTCGAGGGCGAAATCCTCGGTCGACCGTGCATCCTGATGCTCGGAACGCGTCTCCATGACGACACGCCGGCCACTATTGCTAAGCATCGTGATGTTATACGCAGGCAATCGCCGGGGCGGGTGGTCATTCTCGTGATCGAACGCCTGAGCAATCACAATCGCCACCGCCTCATTTCGCAGCATGTCCCGTTCATCGTGCCTGGCAATCAGCTCTTCGTGCCCGAACTGGCCGTGGATCTGCGTGAGCATTTTCGCAGCGAACGAGATACGCCCGCTGACGGTCTGACCCCGGCAGCGCAGTTGATCCTGCTGGCAGTGTTGATAGGCCGGATTGGACCAGAGACAACGCCCTCAGAACTCGCATCGCAGTTTCACTATAGCGCGATGAGCATGAGCCGGGCGATCACCGAAATAGAGGCGTTCGAGTTGGCCGATACTGAGGTTGCTGGTCGTTTCCGACATGTACGCTTCAGGCTGCCAGGTGAGGCGCTATGGAGTCGCGCACTTCCGCATTTGCGTTCACCCGTGCGCAAACGCCGACGTGTCAGACGTCCGCCGCAATGTCTCGCCTTGCCCTTGGCGGGAGAGACAGCACTCGCCGAAAAGACTGACTTGTCGCACCCGCGCATAGAAACACGGGCGATGGCAGCGACCAAATGGAAGGCGTTTGCGACACGCTACGAGCTTGATCAGCCGGTGAACTGGGACGAGCCGGTCATCGAACTCGAAACCTGGACCTATGACCCCTTGCTGCTGGGAGAAGATAACCTCGTGGATACCATATCGCTTTATTTAAGCCTACCCGACAGCACCGATGATCGCATCGAGGCCGCCAAGGAAGAGCTGTTGAGGCAGGTGAGTTTGTGA
- a CDS encoding restriction endonuclease translates to MELPPHDGWGYVQTIPAAPRDRRAHGPWGDLALHTIGWRAFQDLCSQLCEVVLDRPVEIFREAQDGGQDAVFLIPSGTDMPPIGTVQCKHTSEAAKALKVSDLTAELDHVETLVKARQADTYVFMTNMSVDAPIAAAMRAKLGALGVRKPHILGRQYIVRVIRSSAKLRALVPQV, encoded by the coding sequence ATGGAATTGCCGCCGCATGACGGCTGGGGATATGTTCAGACCATACCCGCGGCGCCGCGCGACCGTCGCGCCCACGGCCCTTGGGGCGATCTGGCGCTGCACACCATCGGCTGGCGCGCCTTCCAAGATCTATGTTCCCAGCTGTGCGAGGTCGTGCTCGATCGTCCTGTCGAAATCTTCCGCGAAGCGCAGGATGGTGGCCAGGACGCAGTTTTCCTGATCCCTTCGGGGACTGACATGCCGCCGATTGGCACCGTCCAGTGCAAACATACGTCCGAGGCCGCCAAGGCGTTAAAGGTTAGCGACCTCACGGCAGAACTCGATCATGTTGAGACCTTGGTCAAAGCCCGTCAAGCGGATACCTATGTCTTCATGACCAACATGAGCGTGGACGCCCCTATCGCAGCCGCTATGCGAGCGAAGCTGGGCGCGCTCGGCGTGCGCAAGCCGCACATTCTTGGCCGCCAGTATATTGTTCGGGTCATCAGGAGCAGCGCAAAATTGCGGGCACTGGTCCCCCAAGTCTGA
- a CDS encoding DUF5615 family PIN-like protein — protein MNLLVDNQLPAALARYLVDHGFACRHVLDLGMEASDDREIWQLAKDEQLVIVTKDEDFALMADREGEVQSESSSDSSSRSRLRSSSALTDCST, from the coding sequence ATGAACCTGCTGGTGGATAACCAGTTGCCGGCAGCGCTGGCGCGGTATTTGGTAGACCATGGATTCGCCTGTCGTCATGTCTTGGACCTCGGCATGGAGGCGAGCGATGATCGTGAGATTTGGCAATTGGCGAAGGACGAGCAATTGGTGATCGTCACGAAGGACGAGGATTTCGCCCTGATGGCGGATCGCGAGGGCGAGGTCCAGTCCGAATCGTCTTCTGACTCCTCGTCGCGCTCTCGCTTGCGCTCCTCAAGCGCCTTGACCGACTGCTCCACTTGA
- a CDS encoding DUF433 domain-containing protein: MSDQRLARITLEPGKCGGSPCIRGYRLRVSDILSLLGSGASLSEILEDYTFLEEEDIFAALEYAAVQLSHPVLIAA, translated from the coding sequence ATGAGCGATCAGCGACTCGCGCGCATTACGCTTGAACCCGGCAAGTGTGGCGGAAGCCCTTGTATCCGCGGATACCGCCTGCGCGTCAGTGACATCCTGAGCCTCCTCGGTTCCGGCGCCTCCCTCAGCGAGATTCTGGAAGATTACACGTTTCTGGAAGAAGAGGATATTTTTGCGGCCCTCGAATACGCTGCCGTTCAGTTGAGCCACCCAGTTCTGATCGCAGCATGA
- a CDS encoding type II toxin-antitoxin system RelE/ParE family toxin, whose product MPGELLPGRSDHMGRIEAEVQVMQCPCGVHAFSPPVDRDRVTPGARRPPGNRLEVLSGDRAGCYSIRINAQWRLCFAWHNGDAHAVEIVDFH is encoded by the coding sequence ATGCCGGGCGAACTGCTGCCAGGCCGTAGCGACCACATGGGCCGCATCGAAGCCGAAGTGCAGGTGATGCAATGCCCGTGTGGTGTTCATGCGTTTTCGCCCCCTGTTGATCGTGATCGCGTGACGCCGGGCGCGCGACGCCCGCCGGGCAACCGCCTGGAAGTCCTGAGCGGCGACCGGGCCGGCTGCTACAGTATCCGGATCAACGCACAATGGCGACTTTGCTTCGCTTGGCACAACGGCGATGCACACGCGGTCGAGATCGTCGATTTCCACTAA
- a CDS encoding HigA family addiction module antitoxin encodes MSAVNDMRPVHPGEILREDFLVPLNLSVNAVAQCLRVPATRLHEIIKERRAVTPDTALRLSHYFGGDAQSWLNLQASYDLKVAERDRGAVIASEVSPRAA; translated from the coding sequence ATGTCAGCAGTGAATGACATGCGTCCGGTCCATCCGGGCGAAATCCTGCGCGAAGATTTCTTGGTACCCTTGAATCTGAGCGTCAACGCGGTGGCGCAGTGCCTGCGCGTACCGGCTACCCGTCTACATGAGATCATCAAGGAGCGGCGGGCCGTGACGCCGGATACGGCATTGCGTCTGTCACACTACTTTGGCGGCGATGCACAATCTTGGCTGAACCTCCAGGCCAGCTATGACCTAAAGGTGGCCGAGCGGGATCGCGGGGCGGTGATCGCCAGCGAGGTCAGTCCGCGCGCAGCCTAG
- a CDS encoding cation:proton antiporter gives MFEIASVFLVLTALLAYLNQRFIGLPITIGVMAAALLLSLALIGLDLAGIDFGLRQYEESLLRSIDFSNVLMQGMLSLLLFAGALHVDLSELRAYRWQVGLLAVLSTTLSTLAVGFGTWFALSWVGLELPLVFCLLFGALISPTDPIAVMGILKTAGAPKRLELVIAGESLFNDGVGVVIFSLLLGMLASGAMPSVGEGLLMLLHEAGGGLLFGLALGYITFRALKSVDSYQVEVLLTLAAVTGGYALASRLHVSGPLAMVVAGLIIGNGGRRLAMSDTTRHYVDLFWELIDEILNAVLFVLIGLEIMLVTFSASTLVAAVLAMSVTLAARALTVGLPVAMLPGVFRLPKGSGWVLTWGGLRGGISVALALSLPLGSERDIVLTLTYCIVVFSILCQGLTIGWVVRKAVTQQH, from the coding sequence ATGTTCGAAATTGCTTCTGTCTTCCTCGTCCTGACCGCCCTGCTGGCGTACCTGAACCAGCGCTTCATCGGTCTGCCGATCACCATCGGGGTCATGGCGGCCGCGCTGCTGTTGTCCCTGGCCCTTATTGGGCTGGACTTGGCCGGTATCGACTTCGGGCTGCGGCAGTATGAGGAGTCGCTGCTGCGCTCGATCGACTTCTCCAATGTCCTGATGCAGGGCATGTTGTCGCTGCTGCTGTTCGCCGGGGCCTTGCACGTCGACTTGAGCGAGCTGCGGGCCTACCGCTGGCAGGTAGGGCTGCTGGCAGTGCTGTCCACCACGCTATCTACGCTGGCAGTGGGCTTCGGGACCTGGTTCGCGCTGTCCTGGGTCGGGCTGGAGCTGCCGTTGGTGTTCTGCCTGTTATTCGGTGCCCTGATCTCGCCAACCGACCCGATCGCGGTGATGGGTATCCTCAAGACCGCGGGCGCGCCGAAAAGGCTGGAGTTGGTGATCGCGGGCGAATCGCTGTTCAACGACGGCGTCGGCGTCGTGATCTTCTCGCTGTTGCTGGGCATGCTGGCGAGCGGCGCCATGCCGTCCGTGGGCGAAGGTCTGCTGATGCTGCTGCATGAAGCAGGCGGCGGTTTGCTGTTCGGGCTGGCGCTCGGCTACATCACCTTTCGGGCGCTCAAGAGCGTGGACAGCTATCAGGTCGAGGTGTTGCTGACCCTGGCCGCAGTCACCGGCGGCTACGCGCTTGCCAGTCGGCTGCATGTGTCGGGGCCGCTGGCGATGGTGGTGGCCGGGCTGATCATCGGCAACGGCGGGCGCCGGCTGGCGATGTCTGACACCACGCGACACTATGTCGATCTGTTCTGGGAGTTGATCGACGAGATTCTGAATGCCGTGCTCTTTGTGCTGATCGGCCTGGAGATTATGCTGGTGACCTTCTCGGCGAGCACCCTGGTCGCCGCAGTCTTGGCCATGAGCGTCACCCTGGCGGCGCGCGCACTTACAGTTGGCCTGCCGGTGGCCATGCTGCCGGGTGTGTTCCGGCTGCCCAAGGGCTCCGGGTGGGTACTGACCTGGGGCGGCCTGCGCGGCGGCATCTCGGTGGCACTGGCCCTATCGCTGCCACTGGGCTCCGAGCGCGACATCGTGCTCACGCTGACCTATTGCATCGTCGTGTTCTCCATCCTCTGCCAGGGGCTGACCATCGGCTGGGTGGTGCGCAAGGCCGTGACTCAACAGCACTGA
- a CDS encoding Fic family protein, giving the protein MAEPPPNSRLGRFVETPIAGEMVRAFVPPPLPPEPSIDVLALLEQLSLAERALGRLDGITMLLPREELFLYMYVRKEAVLSSQIEGTQSTLSDLLRFETEARAGQPIDDIREVSNYVDAMIYGLERLEDLPLSLRLIREMHARLLQSGRGGTKNPGEFRRSQNWIGGTRPGNALFVPPPPTEMDACLDALERFMHEDGSRLPALIKAGLLHVQFETIHPFLDGNGRIGRLLVTLYLCVNGVLRKPLLYLSLYLKTHRADYYRLLQEVREHGAWEAWLNFFLTGVADTANQAFNAATRIIDLFKEDRERITAESDRAGSALRIHDLFQQNPYLTANQLVQQTGLSAPTVNAALAGLERSGIVEEVTGRKRGRVFSYRGYLAILSEGTDPLPTAA; this is encoded by the coding sequence ATGGCTGAACCTCCGCCCAATTCCCGGCTAGGCCGCTTTGTCGAAACGCCCATTGCGGGCGAGATGGTGCGCGCCTTTGTGCCGCCGCCCTTGCCGCCGGAACCGTCGATCGACGTGCTGGCCCTGCTGGAACAGCTGAGTTTGGCAGAACGTGCCTTGGGGCGTCTGGACGGTATCACCATGTTGCTCCCGCGCGAAGAATTATTCCTCTACATGTATGTACGGAAGGAAGCCGTCCTCTCGTCGCAGATCGAAGGCACGCAATCGACCCTTTCGGACTTGCTCCGCTTCGAGACCGAGGCGCGAGCCGGGCAGCCTATCGACGACATTCGCGAAGTCTCGAACTACGTCGATGCCATGATCTATGGCCTGGAGAGGCTGGAAGATCTGCCCCTGTCATTACGTCTTATCCGCGAGATGCACGCGCGGCTGCTGCAAAGCGGGCGTGGCGGTACGAAGAACCCCGGCGAGTTTCGGCGTTCGCAGAACTGGATTGGCGGCACACGTCCGGGCAACGCGCTTTTCGTGCCACCACCGCCGACCGAGATGGATGCCTGTCTTGATGCGCTTGAGCGCTTCATGCACGAGGATGGCTCGCGCCTGCCCGCCCTGATCAAGGCCGGCCTGCTGCACGTTCAGTTCGAGACCATTCATCCGTTTTTGGATGGCAACGGGAGGATCGGTCGTTTGCTGGTCACGCTCTATCTCTGCGTCAACGGCGTGCTGCGCAAGCCGCTGCTCTATCTAAGCCTTTACCTCAAGACCCATCGCGCCGACTACTACCGCCTGCTTCAGGAAGTGCGCGAGCATGGCGCGTGGGAAGCCTGGCTCAACTTCTTCCTCACGGGCGTCGCGGATACCGCCAATCAAGCGTTCAACGCCGCCACCCGGATCATCGATCTGTTTAAGGAAGACCGCGAACGCATCACAGCGGAGAGCGATCGGGCGGGCTCGGCACTGCGAATTCACGATTTGTTTCAGCAGAACCCCTATCTGACGGCCAACCAACTCGTCCAACAAACCGGGCTTTCGGCCCCCACGGTCAATGCGGCGCTCGCCGGTCTGGAACGCTCCGGCATTGTCGAGGAGGTCACCGGCCGAAAACGGGGCCGCGTTTTCAGTTACCGGGGGTATCTCGCAATCCTCAGCGAGGGCACCGACCCGCTCCCCACTGCCGCTTGA
- a CDS encoding HlyD family secretion protein: MTDTPSIASPNIKKRLLLAGAVAALAAITVFAWVALQPSGPGVGFVKGNGRIEATEIDVATKLAGRVQEIMVNEGDFVEVGQPLAQMRIAVLDAQHDEAMALSRQAVTAVASAKAQVAVRESDTLAAQALVGQRESELDAAQRRYARSETLSGTGMTTRQVLDDDRASVHGAEATLAGAEAQVTATQAAITAAQAAVVGANSGVEASEATVARVEADIEDSLLKSPRAGRVQYRIAQPGEVLASGGKVLNLVDLSDVYMTFFLPETVVGRVALGSEVHIVLDAAPQYLIPARVSYVASTAQFTPKTVETASERQKLMFRVKAQIDPALLQRHLKLVKTGLPGMAWLKLDTQAAWPADLAIKVPD; the protein is encoded by the coding sequence ATGACTGACACACCATCCATCGCTTCGCCCAACATCAAAAAGCGGCTGCTCTTAGCGGGCGCCGTGGCCGCTCTCGCGGCGATCACCGTCTTCGCCTGGGTGGCCTTGCAGCCTTCTGGCCCAGGGGTCGGCTTCGTCAAGGGCAACGGTCGCATCGAGGCCACCGAGATCGACGTCGCCACCAAGCTCGCCGGGCGGGTGCAGGAGATCATGGTCAACGAGGGCGATTTCGTGGAGGTGGGCCAGCCGCTGGCGCAGATGCGCATCGCGGTGCTCGACGCGCAACATGACGAGGCCATGGCACTGTCCCGTCAGGCCGTTACCGCCGTCGCCAGCGCCAAGGCGCAGGTTGCCGTGCGCGAGAGCGATACGCTCGCTGCGCAGGCCCTGGTGGGGCAGCGCGAGAGCGAACTGGATGCGGCGCAGCGGCGCTATGCGCGTTCCGAGACGCTGTCCGGGACGGGGATGACGACCCGCCAGGTGCTCGATGATGACCGCGCCAGCGTGCATGGCGCCGAGGCCACGCTGGCCGGTGCGGAGGCCCAGGTGACCGCCACCCAGGCGGCGATCACGGCCGCGCAGGCCGCGGTCGTCGGCGCCAATTCCGGCGTCGAGGCGAGCGAGGCGACGGTTGCCCGCGTCGAGGCCGATATCGAGGACAGTCTGCTCAAGTCCCCGCGCGCCGGGCGCGTGCAGTACCGCATCGCGCAGCCGGGCGAGGTGCTGGCCAGCGGCGGCAAGGTGCTCAACCTGGTCGACTTGAGCGATGTCTATATGACTTTCTTCCTGCCCGAGACGGTGGTCGGTCGGGTAGCGCTGGGCAGCGAGGTGCATATCGTGCTCGATGCCGCGCCGCAGTATCTGATTCCGGCGCGGGTGTCCTATGTCGCCAGCACCGCCCAGTTCACGCCCAAGACGGTGGAGACGGCCAGCGAGCGGCAGAAGCTGATGTTCCGCGTCAAGGCGCAGATCGACCCTGCGCTGCTGCAACGTCATTTGAAGCTGGTCAAGACCGGCCTGCCCGGCATGGCCTGGCTCAAGCTCGACACGCAGGCGGCGTGGCCGGCTGATCTGGCGATCAAGGTTCCGGATTGA
- a CDS encoding ABC transporter permease produces the protein MRAGELALAIEIPQGFARDLARGHQVQIGAWVDGAMPVRAETVRGYVLGMHQGWLQDQATHRLGQDAAAGPATIATRFRYNPDVRSLPAMVPAVIPMLLLMIPAMLTALSVVREKELGSIINLYVTPVTRSEFLLGKQLPYVVLAMLNFALMTLLAVTVFGVPVKGSLLALTAGALLFVIFSTGFGLFASTFTRSQIAAMFVAMIGTIIPAVQFAGMLNPVSSLEGVGYLIGQVYPATYFLTISRGVFNKGLDFVGLEPAFWPLVLAVPVILGLSILLLKKQET, from the coding sequence ATGCGCGCTGGCGAGCTCGCGCTGGCGATCGAGATCCCACAGGGCTTCGCCCGCGACCTGGCGCGCGGGCATCAGGTGCAGATCGGCGCCTGGGTGGACGGCGCCATGCCGGTGCGCGCCGAGACCGTGCGCGGCTATGTGCTGGGCATGCACCAGGGCTGGCTGCAAGACCAGGCGACGCACCGGCTCGGTCAGGACGCAGCAGCCGGCCCGGCAACGATCGCAACGCGCTTTCGCTACAACCCAGACGTTAGGAGCCTGCCGGCGATGGTGCCAGCGGTCATCCCGATGCTCTTGCTGATGATCCCGGCGATGCTGACCGCGCTGTCGGTGGTGCGCGAGAAAGAACTCGGCTCGATCATCAATCTCTACGTCACCCCGGTCACCCGCAGCGAGTTCCTGCTCGGCAAGCAGTTGCCCTATGTGGTGCTGGCGATGCTGAACTTCGCCCTGATGACGCTGTTGGCAGTTACGGTCTTCGGTGTGCCGGTCAAGGGCAGCCTGCTGGCACTGACGGCGGGGGCGCTGCTCTTCGTGATCTTCTCGACCGGCTTCGGCCTGTTCGCATCTACCTTTACCCGCAGCCAGATCGCGGCGATGTTCGTGGCCATGATCGGGACCATCATCCCAGCCGTGCAGTTCGCCGGGATGCTCAACCCGGTGTCCTCGCTCGAAGGGGTGGGCTATCTCATCGGTCAGGTCTACCCGGCCACCTACTTTCTGACCATCAGCCGCGGCGTCTTCAACAAGGGGTTGGATTTCGTCGGCC